In Andreesenia angusta, a single genomic region encodes these proteins:
- the pnpS gene encoding two-component system histidine kinase PnpS encodes MQKKIFLVFVTLIIIGVLMTGTISITLTKVLVPEINGADKIKEDLIKYQIMSMGIGLTVSLLLGYRYIRKVTDPIRQLSQITKKISRGDYFGQRIYPKTEDELDELSQNFNLMSERLETTINELRENSSKMEAVLRSMSNGVIAIDNSRRLLIANPKVREIFGISAVDPIGKHIKEVFRNEDLNSAIEQLSPQNDSVRTEVELNSPSHKICSVNCGFMKHSTDPNRITGVVVIVQDITEIRKLENMRRDFVANVSHELKTPLTSIKGFVETLKDGAIENVETRNRFLNIIDIEADRLSFLIKDLLTLSEIESGIEEEGAEALEVESTTREILSLLNEAAKKKNISVKLEIEGDVEVLKGSKSLLQQMMINLVDNAIKYTSEGGEVVVKIFKDEVNLNIVVKDTGIGIPPEHIDRLFERFYRVDKARSRQVGGTGLGLAIVKHIVLSFKGNIKVNSKVDRGSEFIVQIPYKNK; translated from the coding sequence ATGCAGAAAAAGATATTTCTAGTTTTCGTAACCCTCATAATTATAGGTGTGCTTATGACAGGAACTATCTCGATAACGCTTACAAAAGTCCTCGTGCCAGAGATAAATGGGGCAGACAAGATAAAAGAGGATTTGATAAAGTACCAAATCATGTCCATGGGTATAGGGCTCACAGTGTCTCTGCTGCTTGGCTACAGGTATATAAGAAAAGTGACTGATCCCATAAGACAGCTTTCGCAGATCACCAAGAAGATATCGAGAGGCGACTACTTCGGACAGAGGATCTATCCAAAGACCGAAGATGAGCTAGACGAGCTCTCCCAGAACTTCAATCTGATGAGCGAAAGGCTGGAGACTACGATAAATGAACTCAGGGAGAATAGCTCTAAAATGGAGGCCGTGCTCAGGAGTATGTCCAATGGAGTTATAGCTATAGACAACAGCAGAAGGCTGCTGATAGCGAACCCTAAAGTCAGGGAAATCTTCGGGATAAGCGCTGTGGATCCAATAGGAAAGCATATAAAGGAGGTCTTCAGAAACGAAGATCTGAACTCTGCAATAGAACAACTTTCACCTCAGAACGACAGCGTCAGGACAGAGGTAGAGCTGAATAGCCCAAGCCATAAAATCTGCTCTGTGAACTGCGGGTTTATGAAGCACAGCACAGATCCAAACAGAATCACAGGAGTAGTGGTCATAGTTCAGGATATAACAGAGATAAGAAAGCTCGAAAACATGAGAAGAGATTTTGTGGCAAATGTGTCCCATGAACTCAAGACGCCGCTTACATCTATAAAGGGGTTTGTGGAGACGCTCAAAGACGGGGCCATAGAGAATGTAGAGACCAGAAACAGATTTCTGAACATAATAGATATAGAGGCGGACAGGCTGAGTTTTCTGATAAAGGACCTTCTGACGCTGTCTGAAATAGAGAGCGGGATAGAGGAAGAGGGAGCAGAGGCGCTAGAAGTGGAGTCTACAACAAGAGAGATTCTCTCTCTTTTAAACGAAGCTGCAAAGAAAAAGAACATATCTGTCAAGCTGGAAATAGAAGGCGATGTGGAAGTGCTGAAGGGAAGCAAGTCGCTACTTCAGCAGATGATGATAAACCTTGTGGACAACGCCATAAAGTACACGTCAGAGGGTGGGGAAGTAGTTGTCAAGATATTCAAAGACGAAGTCAACCTGAACATAGTGGTGAAAGACACGGGGATAGGGATACCGCCTGAGCATATAGACAGGCTCTTTGAAAGGTTTTACAGAGTGGACAAGGCAAGGTCTAGGCAGGTAGGAGGAACAGGGCTGGGGCTTGCAATAGTAAAGCATATAGTCCTTTCTTTTAAGGGTAATATAAAAGTAAACAGCAAGGTGGACAGGGGTTCTGAGTTTATAGTTCAGATACCTTATAAAAACAAATAA
- a CDS encoding response regulator yields MSYGKILVVDDESHIVELVRFNLESNGYSVVEASDGKEALAKAKEESPDLILLDLMLPIIDGTEVCKKLKNDVSTESIPIIMLTAKSDEMDKIIGLEIGADDYITKPFSLRELLARIKAVLRRRTDIKIKEIDKVVRVEDLVIDEEKHEVLKNGEKLDLTLKEFELLNILAKNRGKVLSRNYLLDEIWGYDYFGETRTVDVHIRHLRKKIEDDDKNPKHIETIRGVGYKLR; encoded by the coding sequence ATGAGCTATGGGAAAATACTAGTAGTAGACGATGAAAGTCATATAGTTGAACTCGTGAGGTTCAACTTAGAGAGCAACGGGTATTCAGTAGTAGAAGCTTCAGACGGCAAGGAGGCACTTGCGAAAGCAAAGGAGGAGTCACCAGACCTTATACTCTTAGACTTGATGCTTCCTATAATAGACGGAACAGAGGTGTGCAAGAAGCTGAAAAACGACGTGAGTACGGAGTCGATACCTATAATAATGCTGACAGCCAAGAGCGACGAGATGGACAAGATAATAGGGCTTGAAATAGGAGCCGACGACTATATAACAAAGCCCTTTAGCCTGAGAGAGCTGCTTGCTAGGATCAAGGCGGTGCTCAGAAGGCGCACAGATATAAAGATAAAAGAGATAGACAAGGTAGTGAGAGTAGAGGACTTGGTAATAGACGAGGAAAAGCATGAAGTCCTGAAGAATGGAGAAAAGCTAGATCTTACACTGAAGGAGTTTGAACTTCTGAATATCTTGGCCAAGAACAGAGGCAAGGTGCTCTCTAGAAATTACCTGCTTGATGAAATTTGGGGGTATGACTACTTTGGAGAGACAAGGACTGTAGATGTGCACATAAGGCATCTCAGAAAGAAGATAGAAGACGACGACAAGAACCCCAAGCATATAGAGACCATACGGGGCGTAGGGTATAAGCTGAGATGA
- the pgeF gene encoding peptidoglycan editing factor PgeF, giving the protein MKVLRAGEVTVLKFESFEKEICVEHCFTARSGGCSDGEFESLNMGMYTDDKLENVVENYRRVSRDVFCADVTQCVLSKQVHKTEIAVVSKEDMGNGVTKSQKYEEIDGLVTDEREVVLSTVYADCTPLFFVDPEKKVVGVAHAGWRGTVGKIGSKMVEIMASRYGSDRKDILVGIGPTIGSCCYTVKEDVASQFKKAFLDCSKILEQLGEGQYRLNLWEANKASVMESGVPESNIELDSHCTSCNEELFYSYRRDQGKTGRMAAMIKLK; this is encoded by the coding sequence TTGAAGGTATTGAGAGCCGGAGAAGTCACGGTTTTGAAATTTGAATCTTTTGAGAAAGAAATATGTGTAGAGCACTGCTTTACAGCTAGGTCTGGAGGGTGCTCGGACGGGGAGTTCGAGTCTCTCAACATGGGCATGTATACAGACGACAAGCTGGAGAACGTGGTGGAAAACTACAGAAGAGTTTCAAGAGATGTATTCTGTGCAGATGTCACTCAGTGCGTACTATCTAAGCAGGTGCACAAGACAGAGATAGCCGTAGTGTCGAAAGAGGACATGGGGAACGGAGTGACAAAGAGCCAAAAGTACGAGGAGATAGACGGTCTCGTAACAGACGAAAGAGAAGTAGTCCTTTCGACGGTATATGCCGACTGCACGCCACTGTTTTTCGTGGACCCAGAAAAGAAGGTGGTCGGAGTGGCTCATGCAGGCTGGAGAGGGACAGTCGGCAAGATAGGCTCTAAAATGGTGGAGATTATGGCTTCAAGATATGGGTCAGACAGAAAAGACATATTGGTTGGGATAGGCCCTACAATAGGATCTTGCTGCTATACGGTCAAAGAGGATGTGGCATCGCAGTTCAAGAAAGCGTTCCTGGACTGCTCCAAGATACTGGAGCAACTTGGGGAAGGTCAATACAGGTTGAATCTCTGGGAAGCCAACAAGGCCTCTGTTATGGAGTCGGGAGTACCTGAGTCCAATATAGAGCTGGACAGCCACTGCACGAGCTGCAACGAGGAGCTTTTCTATTCTTATCGTAGAGATCAGGGAAAGACAGGTAGGATGGCTGCCATGATAAAACTAAAGTAA
- the nrdR gene encoding transcriptional regulator NrdR: MRCPYCDYQESKVVDSRPTDEGQVIRRRRECMNCQKRFTTYEKIEDIPIMVIKKDGTRETYIRNKLMNGIIRACQKRPVSISQMEEIVDSIEKSLANDMEKEIKTDKIGEMVLNKLKDIDEVAYVRFASVYREFNDLETFMEELQKLLEEK; this comes from the coding sequence TTGAGATGCCCATATTGCGATTACCAAGAGTCTAAAGTTGTAGACTCCAGACCGACCGATGAAGGACAGGTTATAAGGAGAAGAAGAGAGTGCATGAACTGTCAGAAGAGATTCACTACCTATGAAAAGATAGAGGATATTCCTATAATGGTTATAAAGAAGGACGGCACAAGAGAGACCTATATAAGGAACAAGCTCATGAATGGAATAATAAGAGCTTGCCAGAAGAGGCCGGTGTCCATAAGCCAAATGGAGGAAATAGTGGACAGCATAGAGAAGAGTTTGGCCAACGACATGGAGAAAGAGATAAAGACAGACAAGATAGGCGAGATGGTGCTGAACAAGCTAAAAGACATAGACGAAGTTGCCTATGTGAGATTTGCCTCGGTGTACAGAGAGTTCAACGATCTGGAGACTTTTATGGAAGAACTTCAGAAGCTGCTAGAGGAAAAGTAA
- the ftsZ gene encoding cell division protein FtsZ, with the protein MFDFDLEMEKFAKIKVVGVGGGGNNAVNRMIENEVQGIEYIAVNTDRQALHSSKANVKLQIGEKLTKGLGAGANPDIGMKAAEESRNEIEEALQDADMVFITAGMGGGTGTGAAPIVAEVAKEMGILTVGVVTKPFMFEGMKRKKQAELGVGELKKRVDTLVTIPNDRLLQVVEKKTSIMDAFKMADDVLRQGIQGISDLIAMPALINLDFADVKTIMLDQGLAHMGIGRASGENRAVDAAKQAIQSPLLETSIEGAKGVLLNITGGTNLGIFEVNEAADLIRQSADEDANIIFGARIDEDLKDEIMITVIATGFEEAEESRPSAKVQKEEPAKEIKAEADVAETSSEAESEKKKDEMELDIPVFLKRRK; encoded by the coding sequence TTGTTTGATTTTGATCTAGAAATGGAAAAGTTTGCAAAAATTAAAGTTGTAGGAGTTGGTGGTGGAGGTAACAACGCTGTCAACAGGATGATAGAGAACGAAGTTCAAGGTATAGAATATATAGCTGTGAATACAGACAGACAGGCTCTTCATTCGTCAAAGGCCAACGTCAAGCTTCAGATTGGTGAAAAGCTGACTAAAGGGCTAGGAGCGGGTGCGAACCCTGATATAGGCATGAAAGCGGCTGAGGAGAGCAGAAACGAAATAGAGGAAGCGCTTCAAGACGCCGACATGGTGTTCATAACTGCGGGTATGGGAGGCGGAACTGGAACAGGAGCTGCACCTATAGTTGCTGAAGTGGCTAAAGAGATGGGAATACTTACGGTAGGTGTTGTCACAAAGCCTTTCATGTTTGAGGGGATGAAGAGAAAGAAGCAGGCCGAGCTTGGCGTAGGCGAGCTTAAGAAGAGAGTAGACACTCTTGTAACTATACCTAACGACAGGCTTCTTCAGGTAGTAGAGAAGAAGACTTCTATAATGGACGCCTTTAAGATGGCTGACGATGTACTTAGACAGGGTATTCAGGGGATATCGGATCTTATAGCTATGCCAGCCCTTATAAACCTGGATTTCGCAGACGTAAAGACTATAATGTTAGATCAGGGTCTTGCACATATGGGTATAGGAAGAGCAAGCGGAGAGAACAGAGCTGTAGATGCAGCGAAGCAGGCGATACAGAGTCCACTTCTAGAGACTTCTATAGAGGGGGCGAAAGGAGTGCTGCTTAACATAACTGGCGGTACGAACCTTGGAATATTTGAAGTCAACGAAGCCGCAGATCTTATAAGACAGTCTGCCGACGAGGACGCAAATATAATATTCGGAGCTAGAATAGACGAAGATCTTAAAGACGAGATAATGATAACTGTTATAGCGACTGGGTTTGAAGAAGCAGAAGAGAGCAGGCCTTCAGCAAAGGTGCAAAAAGAAGAGCCGGCAAAAGAAATCAAAGCAGAAGCGGATGTTGCTGAAACTTCAAGTGAAGCTGAATCAGAGAAAAAAAAGGATGAGATGGAACTAGACATTCCAGTCTTCCTCAAGAGAAGAAAGTAA
- a CDS encoding small basic family protein: MIFAIIGIALGIAVGMVLPITYSSSYAIYMSMAILACFDTVLGGIRAMIEEKFDTGIFVSGFFGNAILAVFLTYIGEILGVPLYYAGIFAFGTRLFQNFASIRRLLFEKIRKRDLSFLRKSEKM; encoded by the coding sequence TTGATATTCGCTATAATTGGAATAGCGCTTGGGATAGCCGTAGGTATGGTGCTTCCGATAACCTACTCTTCAAGCTACGCTATATATATGTCTATGGCAATACTTGCATGTTTCGATACGGTTTTAGGTGGTATAAGAGCTATGATAGAGGAAAAATTTGATACAGGCATTTTTGTCAGTGGCTTTTTCGGCAACGCCATATTGGCGGTGTTCTTGACTTACATAGGGGAGATACTTGGAGTTCCTCTCTACTACGCCGGAATATTTGCATTCGGAACCAGACTTTTTCAAAATTTTGCCAGCATAAGACGACTTTTATTTGAAAAGATAAGGAAGAGAGACCTATCTTTTTTGAGAAAATCTGAAAAAATGTAA
- a CDS encoding DUF881 domain-containing protein produces the protein MKLEVKNIVMITFFSVVLGTMLSTPLKQEVEDYDMVTLSSIDSLKTEVESLKVEVDVMEKSIEDKKEKLEEKKALEGKDDATLIKSIESEIDSIKQISGVHPVEGPGIRLLIADNASEEIVGQNINDDIIHDSDIQTILNDLKRAGAEAISINGQRVVSKSEVKCGGPVIKINKRSSANPFVISVIGDPKSLVASVEGKGTYGDMLKNVYKIKVEVEEKEKVFIPGYEFEDFRYLYAQSKKEEESN, from the coding sequence TTGAAACTAGAAGTTAAGAATATTGTAATGATAACTTTTTTTTCAGTGGTTCTGGGAACTATGCTTTCGACGCCTCTTAAACAGGAAGTAGAGGACTACGACATGGTCACTCTAAGCTCAATCGACAGCCTTAAAACAGAGGTAGAGAGCCTAAAAGTGGAAGTCGACGTCATGGAGAAGTCCATAGAGGACAAAAAAGAGAAGCTAGAAGAGAAAAAAGCTCTTGAAGGGAAAGACGATGCCACTCTGATAAAGAGCATAGAGAGCGAGATAGATAGCATAAAGCAGATATCAGGAGTGCATCCTGTTGAAGGACCTGGAATCAGGCTTTTGATTGCAGACAACGCCAGTGAGGAAATTGTAGGACAGAATATCAATGACGATATAATACATGATTCAGACATACAGACTATACTGAACGATCTCAAAAGAGCTGGAGCTGAGGCCATAAGCATAAACGGACAGAGAGTGGTTTCAAAGTCCGAAGTGAAATGCGGAGGGCCTGTTATAAAGATAAACAAGCGAAGCTCTGCTAATCCGTTTGTGATAAGCGTAATAGGAGACCCGAAGTCTCTTGTGGCCTCTGTAGAGGGCAAGGGCACTTATGGAGATATGCTGAAAAACGTCTATAAAATAAAAGTGGAAGTGGAAGAAAAGGAGAAAGTCTTCATTCCGGGATATGAGTTCGAGGATTTCAGATATCTCTACGCACAGTCTAAAAAGGAGGAGGAGTCAAATTGA
- a CDS encoding DUF881 domain-containing protein — MDRGKKQKIAVMFICIVAGSILSIQYKTNKSISAANIPVHRSREVALEYQKLKEEREQLLREINSLEQKVRIYESEKSGEDEFLEALYSEIEKYKMLSGYESLSGEGVTVKIEEPPQAEGGAGVVKYYDTLIEIVNVLNAAEAEAISINEQRYTSFTEIVPAGNHIEINGVSQGPPFEIKALGNSKDLENSLRLKGGVVWLLEQQYNMQIQIEKEDRVIVPRYTKNIEYRYSDVVKQ; from the coding sequence ATGGATAGGGGAAAAAAGCAGAAGATAGCCGTTATGTTCATATGCATTGTAGCGGGGAGCATACTTTCCATACAGTACAAGACGAACAAGTCAATATCTGCTGCGAATATCCCGGTTCACAGGTCTAGGGAAGTGGCTCTAGAGTATCAGAAGCTAAAAGAAGAAAGAGAACAGCTTCTGAGAGAGATAAACTCACTGGAACAGAAGGTGAGAATATACGAGAGCGAGAAGTCAGGGGAAGACGAGTTTCTAGAAGCGCTCTACTCAGAGATAGAGAAGTACAAGATGCTGAGTGGATACGAGTCGCTTTCGGGGGAAGGCGTAACTGTGAAGATAGAAGAACCCCCACAGGCAGAAGGGGGAGCTGGTGTTGTGAAATACTACGACACACTTATAGAGATAGTCAATGTTCTAAATGCCGCGGAGGCAGAGGCCATATCCATAAACGAGCAGAGGTACACCTCTTTTACAGAGATAGTTCCAGCGGGGAACCATATAGAGATAAACGGCGTATCGCAAGGGCCTCCTTTCGAGATAAAGGCGCTTGGAAACTCCAAGGACCTTGAAAACTCGCTTAGGCTGAAGGGCGGAGTCGTATGGCTGCTGGAGCAACAATACAATATGCAGATTCAGATAGAGAAAGAAGACAGAGTGATTGTCCCTAGGTATACGAAAAACATAGAGTACAGGTATTCGGACGTAGTAAAACAATAG
- a CDS encoding cell division protein FtsQ/DivIB, with translation MKKISNVNGTKKNWGKYVAIALALLVSLGIIGYFLVEKTSFFSIKTVDVSGNEKLKKDRVLLYSGIAIGDSIMELDEEEIVLNLKSEPYIESVKIEKKYPDRIVLEIVEKKDVLVVDGDKKIYLDGEGTVLSVSDSLKSYYVPVVEGLKLKKPVVSSIVEYSNNIEKEEFKDFLAGVGKLGLFSEISIVKINEKNELEIHFGSKKVALLGEFKDIEYKLNYLEEITKDLNKKGKVFEKIDFTRGNRVIVEEKLVKEGD, from the coding sequence ATGAAAAAAATCTCTAATGTCAATGGAACGAAGAAAAACTGGGGCAAATACGTAGCTATAGCGCTTGCACTGCTAGTGTCTCTCGGGATCATAGGCTACTTTCTTGTAGAGAAAACATCTTTTTTCAGCATCAAGACCGTGGACGTGAGTGGAAATGAAAAGCTGAAAAAAGACAGGGTGCTTCTGTACTCGGGCATAGCCATAGGAGACAGCATAATGGAGCTAGACGAAGAGGAAATCGTGCTCAATCTGAAGTCGGAGCCCTATATAGAGAGCGTGAAAATAGAGAAGAAATACCCAGACAGGATAGTTCTAGAGATTGTGGAAAAAAAGGACGTGCTGGTTGTAGACGGGGATAAAAAAATCTATCTTGACGGAGAGGGCACAGTGCTGAGTGTTTCAGATAGTTTAAAGAGCTACTACGTTCCAGTTGTAGAAGGGCTGAAGCTTAAAAAGCCAGTGGTGTCTAGCATCGTAGAATACAGCAACAATATAGAGAAAGAAGAGTTCAAGGACTTCTTAGCTGGAGTTGGAAAGCTGGGGCTTTTCAGCGAAATAAGCATCGTAAAGATCAATGAGAAAAACGAGCTGGAAATCCACTTTGGAAGCAAGAAAGTAGCGCTGCTCGGAGAGTTCAAAGATATAGAGTACAAGCTGAACTACCTAGAAGAGATAACGAAAGACTTGAACAAGAAGGGCAAGGTATTTGAAAAGATAGACTTCACACGTGGGAACAGAGTTATAGTAGAGGAAAAACTGGTGAAAGAGGGAGATTAG
- the murG gene encoding undecaprenyldiphospho-muramoylpentapeptide beta-N-acetylglucosaminyltransferase — protein sequence MKVLITGGGTGGHIYPAISIAKKIKQEIPEADILYVGTQSGLESDIVPKEGIAFKTVRVKGFQRKLSPDTFKSLTELALGLNDARKIIRQYSPDLVIGTGGYVCGPIVLLASLARIPTMIHEQNAFPGITNKILSKFVSKIACSFEEARKYFSNKEKIQITGNPIREDLLQIDRADALEELGLDGNAKTVLSFGGSGGQRSLNDCMLDYILKKSGDTNVQIVHITGKRFYESFKSKLEENGMADLPENIRVMEYCYEIPKYLVSSDIVVTSAGAITIAEITALGKPSILIPKKNTAENHQEYNARALEKRGASIVLLEDELAGVDFSEKLDDLISDEEALKHMGRMSKEAGISDANNRIFEVVRELLGN from the coding sequence ATGAAAGTGTTGATAACTGGTGGCGGAACAGGTGGACATATATACCCGGCCATATCAATAGCGAAGAAAATAAAGCAGGAAATTCCTGAAGCCGACATACTCTATGTGGGAACGCAGAGCGGGCTGGAGTCCGACATAGTGCCCAAGGAAGGCATAGCTTTCAAGACTGTCAGGGTGAAGGGATTTCAGAGGAAGCTGTCTCCGGACACTTTTAAAAGCTTGACAGAGCTGGCGCTCGGGCTTAACGACGCCAGAAAGATAATAAGGCAGTACAGCCCAGACCTTGTGATAGGCACAGGTGGATACGTATGTGGCCCTATAGTTCTGCTTGCTTCACTTGCGAGGATTCCGACTATGATACACGAACAAAACGCATTCCCGGGGATTACGAACAAAATACTTTCGAAGTTTGTAAGCAAGATAGCGTGTAGCTTTGAGGAAGCTAGGAAGTACTTCTCCAACAAAGAGAAAATCCAGATTACAGGGAATCCCATAAGAGAGGACCTTCTCCAGATAGACAGGGCTGACGCATTAGAGGAGCTTGGGCTAGACGGAAACGCAAAGACGGTGCTTTCGTTCGGGGGAAGCGGCGGACAGAGAAGCCTTAACGACTGCATGCTCGACTATATATTGAAGAAGTCGGGAGACACGAATGTGCAGATAGTGCATATAACGGGTAAGAGGTTCTATGAAAGCTTCAAGTCTAAGCTCGAAGAGAATGGCATGGCAGACCTGCCTGAGAATATAAGGGTGATGGAGTACTGCTACGAGATACCGAAGTACCTTGTGTCATCTGATATTGTGGTGACGAGTGCAGGGGCCATAACGATAGCCGAGATAACTGCGCTTGGCAAACCAAGCATACTGATTCCAAAGAAAAACACTGCTGAAAACCACCAGGAGTACAACGCCAGAGCTCTTGAGAAAAGAGGTGCAAGCATAGTCTTGCTAGAAGACGAGCTTGCAGGTGTCGACTTTTCGGAAAAGCTAGACGACCTCATTTCAGATGAAGAGGCGCTGAAGCATATGGGCAGGATGAGCAAAGAGGCTGGGATATCAGATGCGAACAACAGGATATTTGAAGTTGTAAGGGAACTTTTAGGCAATTGA
- the ftsW gene encoding putative lipid II flippase FtsW: MEKKESGDRKKPRGKKPPVDFVLLAAIIGIIVIGLVMVFSSSWPDAISNPAYKGDGMHFFKRQLVFFVVGLLGMAIASRIDYRFWKRIAPVMYVCSLILGAAVMTPLGVELNGAKRWINVGVTLLMPSDIMKISAVIFLAAFMSRRKRKMKKFGDGFLYAMLIIAIPCAIILGLQSDLGTSGMLGITLFIMLFIGGGRMTYLACTGLLGVAAGGLLAYTKPYRWRRVTTFLDPFKDKYGDGWQVVQSLYAIGSGGVMGAGLGQSKQKYYYIPEPYSDFIFSIFAEEFGFLGVAIVLGLYAAVAWRGFKIAISAKDSFGSYLAVGITSLVMVQTAIHIAVVSSSMPATGITMPFMSYGGTSLVIYMFAIGILLNISRNMKMNRS; this comes from the coding sequence ATGGAAAAAAAAGAATCCGGCGACAGAAAAAAGCCTCGCGGGAAGAAGCCGCCTGTAGACTTTGTGCTGCTGGCAGCTATAATCGGAATAATAGTGATAGGACTTGTGATGGTATTCAGCTCGTCTTGGCCTGACGCCATAAGCAATCCAGCATACAAAGGTGATGGAATGCACTTTTTCAAGAGACAGCTGGTTTTCTTTGTGGTAGGGCTTTTGGGAATGGCGATTGCTTCAAGGATAGACTATAGATTCTGGAAAAGAATAGCTCCAGTCATGTACGTATGTTCTCTGATTTTAGGAGCTGCGGTTATGACTCCTCTTGGAGTGGAGCTCAACGGGGCGAAGAGATGGATTAACGTGGGTGTAACTCTGCTAATGCCTTCCGACATAATGAAGATAAGTGCCGTTATATTTTTAGCGGCTTTTATGAGCAGACGTAAGAGAAAGATGAAGAAATTCGGAGATGGATTTCTATACGCCATGCTTATAATAGCCATACCGTGCGCTATAATACTTGGACTTCAGAGCGACCTTGGAACTAGCGGAATGCTGGGCATAACGCTTTTTATAATGCTTTTCATAGGGGGAGGCCGTATGACCTACTTGGCATGCACAGGATTGCTTGGAGTTGCAGCTGGAGGACTTCTAGCCTATACAAAGCCCTATAGGTGGAGAAGGGTGACTACCTTTCTAGACCCCTTCAAAGACAAATACGGAGACGGATGGCAGGTCGTTCAGTCGCTTTATGCAATCGGTTCAGGAGGCGTAATGGGAGCGGGCCTCGGGCAGAGCAAACAGAAGTACTACTATATACCTGAGCCCTACAGCGACTTTATATTCTCCATCTTTGCGGAGGAATTTGGCTTTTTAGGTGTGGCAATAGTGCTAGGGCTCTACGCGGCTGTAGCATGGAGAGGATTTAAGATAGCTATTTCTGCTAAAGACAGCTTTGGGTCTTACTTGGCAGTGGGCATAACGTCTCTTGTAATGGTGCAGACTGCCATACACATAGCTGTAGTTAGTTCCTCTATGCCTGCGACAGGTATAACCATGCCGTTTATGAGCTATGGGGGCACATCTTTAGTTATATACATGTTTGCAATTGGAATACTGCTGAACATATCTAGAAACATGAAAATGAATAGGAGCTGA